The following proteins come from a genomic window of Amphiura filiformis chromosome 16, Afil_fr2py, whole genome shotgun sequence:
- the LOC140172429 gene encoding uncharacterized protein — translation MHLKSIKVTCQPQFLAVTSKGNILVSPGSSGAVQIIDEAGNLLSKLQTPIGVSSWRPEGLVVSTCFNVDDDEDEVFVADRGNGHAVYRYSASGKYIDCITKDVSNIYGLALSADENLLFVANTSSVKCFKI, via the coding sequence ATGCACCTGAAGAGTATTAAGGTGACATGTCAGCCACAGTTTCTTGCTGTCACATCAAAAGGCAACATCCTTGTCAGTCCTGGCTCATCCGGTGCAGTTCAAATCATAGACGAAGCCGGAAATCTTCTATCTAAACTTCAGACACCCATTGGCGTTTCATCTTGGAGGCCTGAAGGTCTCGTAGTAAGCACGTGCTTTAATGTTGACGACGATGAAGACGAGGTGTTTGTCGCTGATCGCGGCAATGGACACGCTGTGTATCGCTACTCCGCTTCTGGAAAATACATTGATTGTATCACGAAAGATGTTTCAAACATATACGGCTTAGCGCTATCTGCTGACGAGAATCTACTCTTTGTGGCCAATACGTCATCcgtgaaatgttttaaaatttaa
- the LOC140172428 gene encoding E3 ubiquitin-protein ligase TRIM45-like, with protein MPSTFEVSSESSMLYSYCATCLEKHAKDSSPKVKCVECGEEFDIPPGGMKEWQPLAIIHRLTQQKAMQMPLMSEETIHCTACVWFGKEEDQGDKSDSPTAVARCTDCNDYLCKRCFAIHKSQRSMKDHLVFTPNELREGKVLDASAIEQKMCLKHKGEDLLFYCETCDVPICRQCVVITHRHHVEHKQLPELEQVAKDKKEQLQQMQESCGKNEEEVNRALQEIRKIRRDFDLAVSESRIQIKDTVQKLKSSYLKRLDEAQKATEDELSTIEKEGLETIKTADNQLTSIISRISTAKAVTKSLKESGSEFEVAFDYGKLKAVLEDVVTAEPSSIIHTSQKLTDVKFEENKDQNSDKIVIGRV; from the exons ATGCCATCAACTTTTGAAGTCTCCTCGGAGTCTTCCATGCTTTACAGCTACTGCGCAACGTGCCTTGAAAAACATGCCAAAGATTCATCACCCAAGGTGAAATGCGTTGAATGTGGAGAAGAATTCGACATTCCGCCAGGTGGCATGAAAGAATGGCAACCACTGGCGATTATTCATCGGTTAACGCAACAAAAGGCGATGCAGATGCCTTTGATGTCAGAAGAAACGATTCATTGTACTGCTTGTGTTTGGTTTGGAAAGGAAg AAGATCAAGGTGATAAATCTGACTCACCAACCGCCGTGGCTCGATGTACGGATTGCAATGACTACTTGTGCAAACGATGCTTTGCCATACACAAATCTCAACGATCTATGAAAGACCATCTTGTTTTTACACCCAATGAACTTCGTGAAGGTAAGGTCCTGGATGCCAGTGCCATTGAGCAGAAGATGTGTCTGAAACACAAAGGTGAAGATCTGCTGTTCTATTGTGAAACCTGCGATGTTCCCATCTGTCGCCAGTGCGTAGTTATCACACATCGTCATCATGTAGAACATAAGCAATTACCAGAGTTGGAACAGGTCGCTAAGGATAAGAAGGAACAGCTTCAACAGATGCAAGAAAGCTGTGGGAAGAATGAGGAAGAAGTCAATAGGGCTTTGCAAGAAATCCGTAAGATCAGACGCGATTTTGATCTTGCTGTTTCGGAATCTAGGATCCAGATCAAAGATACCGTCCAGAAATTGAAGTCTTCTTATTTGAAGCGTCTGGATGAAGCCCAGAAGGCTACTGAAGACGAATTAAGCACCATAGAAAAGGAAGGTCTAGAAACCATCAAGACCGCCGATAACCAGCTGACCTCCATCATATCGCGGATATCAACTGCAAAGGCAGTTACCAAATCTCTTAAAGAAAGTGGATCTGAGTTTGAAGTCGCTTTTGATTACGGGAAACTGAAAGCAGTGTTAGAAGATGTCGTTACAGCAGAACCTTCCTCGATTATTCACACTAGTCAGAAGTTGACTGATGTAAAATTCGAGGAAAACAAAGATCAAAATTCAGACAAAATAGTCATCGGTCGAGTTTAA
- the LOC140135575 gene encoding neuropilin-1-like codes for MFFTLTLMGLLLVTTIAPAKGCEQMVEMLNLGETGDMISPNFPSNYTPSMCCEYHYEAPQGYRVRIHFKSFALEHANNDMCGLDQHGDSLRIFDGIDDSATRSWSFCGTVTPPDIVSSGSNVYAIFQPDFARQARGFSAQITAVADNFREPLPSLAPGYCNAMLSHAGGAFYSPGFPNPYMVNEECIYIVSIPDPKQHILLRFLSFELEPSYTCAWDYIEVRNGLSSTSHLIGRYCGGADWLAGKQPPEIIATTGPDMYVEFYSDSVRTYRGFYVEYTSSHIGFPQISENWEEEFNDQISVCDYSHAPMFKRGGVIVSHHSYPKGSYGQGLNCSLLIVAQQSVQKIYIAVLEMDITNSRSCNGGDSVIIIDGNLTHQTSAVCGVTIKQYSSSSYYTIVSFITDMFPNEEFKGFKLIYSAYYEIDKDSPDLTDCQEGDFLCDNNRCINKSLVCDGYDHCGDETDENPVDCDPINNLIPGLITLGIAACSAIAIIAVTCIWNKKIEKMEKIHPIQRREAGNMIDDDSPSTCIEEDLDVLERNASTANLPRGDPVNAVSGTLTTSVAYLDLELRQAKYIAHSPDCNTAEKGKQDLYPKQEYTTFLASGLDVRGPRQLATPSQHDSKSNMNDIGTDSGIPAEPKKRSKHKKSKKRHKKSKNHRQSMKMTEIRK; via the exons GATATCGAGTTCGAATCCATTTTAAATCGTTCGCTTTAGAGCACGCAAATAATGATATGTGCGGACTCGACCAACACGGTGATTCTCTACGAATCTTTGATGGGATTGATGATAGCGCTACACGTTCATGGTCATTTTGTGGCACAGTAACACCACCAGATATCGTGTCTTCTGGGTCCAATGTCTATGCCATCTTTCAGCCAGACTTTGCCAGACAAGCTCGTGGATTCAGTGCTCAGATTACAGCAGTTGCAGATAATTTTCGAG AGCCATTACCGAGTCTTGCTCCTGGATATTGTAATGCTATGTTAAGTCACGCTGGTGGTGCCTTTTATTCTCCTGGTTTTCCCAATCCATATATGGTAAATGAGGAATGTATTTACATCGTATCTATTCCGGATCCTAAGCAACATATTTTG CTACGTTTTCTTTCCTTTGAACTCGAACCTTCCTATACTTGTGCATGGGATTACATCGAAGTCCGCAATGGGCTGTCCAGTACCTCGCATCTGATTGGTCGATACTGTGGCGGAGCTGATTGGCTGGCAGGTAAACAACCACCTGAGATTATCGCAACAACAGGACCAGATATGTATGTTGAGTTTTACTCTGACAGTGTTAGGACATACAGAGGGTTCTACGTGGAATACACGAGTTCTCATATTGGATTTCCACAGATATCAGAGAACTGGGAAGAAGAGTTTAACGATCAAATATCAG TGTGCGATTACTCTCACGCTCCTATGTTTAAACGTGGCGGCGTCATTGTCTCGCACCATTCTTATCCAAAAGGAAGCTATGGACAGGGACTCAATTGTTCTTTGCTAATCGTAGCTCAACAGAGCGTCCAGAAAATTTACATAGCGGTACTGGAAATGGATATAACCAATA GTCGTTCATGCAATGGAGGCGACTCTGTGATTATCATTGACGGCAACCTAACTCATCAAACATCAGCTGTATGTGGAGTAACCATCAAACAATACTCATCATCGTCATACTACACAATAGTGTCATTCATAACTGACATGTTTCCAAATGAGGAATTCAAGGGATTCAAGTTAATCTATTCTGCGTATTATGAAATAGATAAAG ATTCTCCGGATTTGACAGATTGTCAAGAAGGTGATTTTCTCTGCGACAATAATCGGTGCATAAATAAGTCCTTAGTTTGTGATGGTTATGACCACTGTGGTGATGAGACTGATGAGAACCCTGTTG ACTGTGACCCTATCAATAATTTGATACCAGGTTTAATCACGCTAGGTATCGCTGCTTGTTCTGCAATAGCTATAATCGCTGTGACATGCATATGgaacaaaaaaattgagaaaatggaAAAAATACATCCAATACAAAGACGGGAGGCTGGTAACATGATTGACGATGATTCGCCATCGACATGTATTGAGGAGGATCTTGATGTATTGGAGAGGAACGC ATCCACAGCCAATTTACCACGAGGTGATCCAGTTAACGCGGTATCAGGAACACTTACTACATCAGTCGCCTATTTAGATTTAGAGTTGCGACAAGCAAAATATATCGCGCACTCCCCTGACTGTAATACTGCTGAAAAGGGTAAACAGGATTTATATCCAAAGCAAGAATATACCACGTTCTTAGCATCTGGTCTTGATGTTAGAGGGCCAAGACAATTAGCAACTCCATCGCAACATGATAGTAAGTCAAATATGAATGACATTGGCACCGATAGTGGTATTCCGGCTGAACCTAAAAAACGATCTAAACACAAAAAGTCAAAGAAGCGGcacaaaaaatctaaaaatcaccGACAAAGCATGAAAATGACGGAAATACGGAAATGA
- the LOC140135576 gene encoding uncharacterized protein: protein MAASMTTQSGDLTKCSKCHQLLKSPRSLPCLHSYCAICLEKHTKDSSPKVKCVECGEEFDMPPGGLKEWQPLTIVHRLTEQKAVQMQLMSEETIYCTACAGVGEEEEQGNISDIPTAVARCTECDDYLCKRCVTTHKIQRVLKSHPVVTLDELREGKFPEATATEQKMCVKHKGESLLFYCETCDVPICRQCGFIAHRHPEHKQAELEQVAKEKNEQLQQMQERCGKNEEKVNKALQEIRKIRRDFDLAISEARIQIKDTVQKLKSSYLKRLDEAQKATEEQLNTIEKEGLESIKTADNQLTSIISRISTAEAVTKSLKESGSEFEVAFDYGKLKAVLEDVVTAEPSSIIHAGQNLTDVKFEENADQNSGKIVIGWILSGSKRRKRELMTPVLKMEFGNAGNKKLSLAFDVAVTPTSDIAVTDHVSAEVKIFNANGTFKSAFNVVNVGVDAGKSSNPWCIQVGPDNLFYVTVCQSPYVKIFDFQGIYKRYFHTVSPDNVAYKTPGSSGLYGLAINSKHQVLAGNVTYGVTYNFISCHSLDGTHLKSIKVTCQPQFLAVTSKGNILVSPGSSGAVQIIDEAGNLLSKLQTPIGISTWNPEGLVISTCFNADDDDEDEVFVADRGNGHAVYRYSASGKYIDCITKDVSNIYGLALSADENLLFVANTSSVKCFEI, encoded by the exons ATGGCTGCCTCAATGACTACCCAATCTGGTGATCTGACCAAGTGCAGTAAATGCCATCAACTCTTGAAGTCTCCTCGAAGTCTTCCATGCTTACACAGCTACTGCGCAATCTGCCTTGAAAAGCATACCAAAGATTCATCTCCCAAGGTGAAATGCGTTGAATGTGGAGAAGAATTCGACATGCCACCAGGTGGCTTGAAAGAATGGCAACCACTCACAATTGTTCATCGGTTAACGGAGCAGAAGGCAGTGCAAATGCAATTGATGTCAGAAGAAACCATTTATTGTACTGCTTGTGCTGGCGTCGGCGAGGAAG AAGAACAAGGCAATATATCTGACATACCTACTGCTGTAGCTAGATGTACAGAATGCGATGACTACTTATGTAAGCGATGTGTGACTACACATAAAATACAACGAGTCCTGAAAAGCCACCCTGTTGTTACCCTCGATGAGCTTCGTGAAGGAAAATTCCCGGAAGCCACTGCTACTGAGCAGAAGATGTGCGTCAAACACAAAGGTGAATCTCTGTTATTCTACTGTGAAACCTGCGATGTTCCCATCTGTCGCCAGTGCGGTTTTATCGCTCATCGTCATCCAGAACACAAGCAAGCTGAGTTGGAACAGGTCGCCAAGGAGAAGAACGAACAGCTTCAACAGATGCAAGAAAGATGCGGGAAGAATGAGGAAAAAGTCAATAAGGCTTTGCAAGAAATCCGTAAGATCAGACGAGATTTTGATTTAGCTATTTCGGAAGCTAGGATCCAGATCAAAGATACCGTCCAGAAATTGAAGTCTTCTTATTTGAAGCGTCTCGATGAGGCACAGAAGGCTACTGAAGAGCAGTTAAACACCATAGAGAAGGAAGGTCTAGAAAGTATCAAGACCGCCGATAACCAGCTGACCTCCATCATATCGCGGATATCAACTGCAGAGGCAGTTACCAAATCTCTTAAAGAAAGTGGATCTGAGTTTGAAGTCGCTTTTGATTACGGGAAACTGAAAGCAGTGTTAGAAGATGTCGTTACAGCAGAACCTTCCTCGATTATTCATGCTGGGCAGAACTTAACTGATGTCAAATTCGAGGAAAACGCAGATCAGAATTCAGGCAAGATAGTCATTGGTTGGATTTTGTCAGGTAGTAAACGTCGTAAACGTGAGTTAATGACGCCTGTGTTGAAGATGGAATTCGGAAATGCTGGAAACAAGAAGTTATCCCTTGCATTTGATGTTGCCGTGACACCAACAAGTGATATAGCAGTAACAGATCACGTCTCAGCGGAAGTCAAGATTTTTAATGCCAACGGTACGTTCAAATCTGCATTCAACGTCGTCAATGTAGGTGTCGACGCAGGGAAATCATCCAACCCATGGTGCATTCAGGTTGGCCCCGACAATTTGTTCTACGTCACCGTTTGTCAGTCACCATACGTAAAGATATTTGATTTCCAAGGAATTTACAAACGATACTTCCATACTGTATCTCCAGATAATGTTGCCTATAAGACGCCTGGATCAAGCGGTCTGTATGGCTTAGCCATCAACTCTAAGCATCAGGTTCTTGCTGGGAATGTCACTTACGGGGTCACTTACAACTTTATAAGTTGCCATTCACTAGACGGGACGCACCTGAAGAGTATTAAGGTGACATGTCAGCCACAGTTTCTTGCTGTCACATCAAAAGGCAACATCCTTGTCAGTCCTGGCTCGTCCGGTGCAGTTCAAATCATAGACGAAGCCGGAAATCTTCTATCTAAACTTCAGACACCCATTGGCATTTCAACTTGGAATCCTGAAGGTCTCGTAATAAGTACATGCTTTAACGctgacgacgacgacgaagatGAAGTGTTTGTTGCTGATCGCGGCAATGGACACGCTGTGTATCGCTACTCCGCTTCTGGGAAATACATTGATTGCATCACGAAAGATGTTTCAAACATATACGGCTTAGCGCTATCTGCTGACGAGAATCTACTCTTTGTGGCCAATACGTCATCagtgaaatgttttgaaatttaa